One genomic region from Microcystis panniformis FACHB-1757 encodes:
- a CDS encoding ABC transporter permease: MSQTITPSSLKASLAPNPTRAATVDDGGNVLGEFLQETLAMTKRLFIQLQRRPSTLIAGVIQPFMWLILFGALFYNAPQGLFGNDLSYAKFLAPGVIVFTAFSGALNAGLPVMFDREFGFLNRLLVAPLTTRYSIVAASTIYIIALSFIQTASIVAASAFLGAGWPSLAGLGAIALIVFLIVLGMTALSLSLTFALPGHIELIAVIFVTNLPLLFASTALAPLNFMADWLKVIASLNPLTYAIEPIRYIYFNQHWSFDSIVLQTPWLDLTFLTVLALLLAFDLLILLAIQPLLRRRFA, encoded by the coding sequence ATGAGCCAAACCATCACACCTTCTTCCTTAAAAGCTAGTTTAGCCCCCAATCCCACTAGAGCAGCAACGGTGGACGATGGGGGAAATGTGCTAGGGGAATTTCTGCAAGAAACTCTGGCCATGACTAAACGTCTGTTCATCCAATTACAACGTCGTCCTTCAACCCTAATCGCGGGGGTAATTCAGCCATTTATGTGGCTGATTTTATTTGGAGCTTTATTTTATAATGCCCCCCAGGGTCTATTCGGCAACGATCTCAGTTATGCTAAATTTCTCGCCCCCGGAGTGATTGTCTTTACCGCTTTTTCCGGGGCCTTAAATGCCGGTTTGCCGGTAATGTTCGATCGAGAATTTGGCTTTCTTAACCGTCTCTTGGTAGCACCTTTAACCACTCGTTACTCGATCGTGGCCGCTTCTACCATCTATATTATCGCCCTCAGTTTCATCCAAACCGCCTCGATCGTGGCCGCTAGTGCCTTTTTAGGGGCTGGATGGCCTAGTTTAGCCGGATTAGGTGCGATCGCTTTGATTGTGTTCCTAATCGTTTTGGGGATGACTGCCTTAAGTCTCAGTTTAACCTTTGCTCTCCCCGGACATATCGAATTAATCGCCGTCATTTTCGTCACCAATTTACCGCTTTTATTTGCCAGTACCGCCCTCGCTCCCTTAAACTTTATGGCAGATTGGTTAAAAGTAATCGCTAGTCTCAACCCTCTCACCTATGCGATCGAACCGATCCGTTATATTTATTTCAATCAGCACTGGTCTTTTGATAGCATAGTCTTACAAACCCCTTGGCTTGACCTCACTTTCTTGACAGTTTTAGCCTTGCTCTTAGCTTTTGATCTGCTAATCCTTTTAGCAATTCAGCCCTTACTTCGTCGTCGTTTTGCTTAA
- a CDS encoding AAA-like domain-containing protein: MRDSLSSRLRVQQHCLNQVKLAVTKQGFSSQRSLAKEAEFSLATVSNFLTGKPVEQATFEQICRRLCLDWQEIAALNFELKTPPQDKIPVNSAAKSEKLETLPPYPNGAVPLGSPFYLERLPLEEQIRQEIKKPGALVRIKAPKEMGKTSLLLRMLDFAKQQGYRTVSLNLEQVDQTILADLNQFLRWLCANAARQLQLKPQLDEYWDEDLGSKISCTVYIQDYLLESITAPIVLAIDELNQIFEHPQVAKDFLPLLRSWYEESKTLPIWQKLRLIVVHSTEIYVPLQLNQSPFNVGFPAQLSHFSLEEVLQLAQRYQLTWENQEKVQQLMELVGGHPALVQTALYYLSREEITMTQILTSATSVTGIYAHHLRRHWAVLEQQPELAKALDRVMSAVEPVQLDPILAYKLSSMGLLKQSGDKVVPGYELYRRYFLEVKSSISYQ; encoded by the coding sequence ATGAGAGATTCCCTATCGAGCCGTCTAAGAGTACAACAACACTGCCTCAATCAGGTTAAATTAGCCGTGACAAAGCAGGGTTTTAGCAGTCAGCGCTCCTTAGCCAAAGAAGCTGAATTTAGTCTGGCTACTGTCAGCAACTTCCTGACTGGTAAACCGGTAGAACAAGCCACTTTTGAACAAATTTGTCGTCGATTATGCCTCGACTGGCAAGAAATCGCCGCCCTGAATTTTGAGCTAAAAACACCCCCTCAAGACAAAATTCCGGTTAATTCGGCAGCCAAGAGCGAAAAATTGGAGACATTGCCCCCCTATCCTAATGGGGCTGTTCCCCTTGGTTCCCCATTTTATTTAGAACGTCTTCCCCTCGAAGAACAGATAAGGCAGGAAATCAAGAAACCGGGGGCTTTAGTGCGGATAAAAGCTCCCAAAGAAATGGGCAAAACCTCCCTACTTTTGAGAATGCTCGATTTTGCTAAACAGCAAGGCTACCGCACGGTGAGTTTGAACTTAGAACAGGTGGACCAGACGATTTTGGCTGATTTAAACCAATTTTTGCGCTGGTTGTGTGCCAATGCCGCCCGTCAACTACAGTTAAAACCACAATTAGATGAGTATTGGGATGAGGATTTAGGTAGCAAGATTAGCTGTACGGTTTACATTCAAGACTATCTCCTGGAATCGATTACCGCCCCCATTGTCCTCGCTATTGATGAACTTAATCAGATATTTGAACATCCCCAAGTGGCCAAGGATTTTTTACCGCTGCTGCGTTCTTGGTACGAAGAATCCAAAACCCTACCTATCTGGCAAAAACTCCGTCTTATCGTCGTCCATTCCACAGAAATTTATGTTCCCCTGCAGCTCAATCAATCCCCCTTTAACGTGGGATTCCCCGCACAGCTAAGTCATTTTAGTCTGGAGGAGGTATTGCAATTAGCCCAACGTTATCAACTCACCTGGGAAAATCAGGAAAAAGTCCAACAACTGATGGAGCTAGTAGGAGGACATCCAGCTTTGGTACAAACTGCCCTCTACTATCTCAGTCGGGAGGAAATAACCATGACGCAAATATTAACCAGCGCCACCTCTGTCACCGGGATCTATGCCCATCACCTGCGGCGCCATTGGGCAGTATTAGAACAACAGCCGGAACTAGCAAAAGCCCTCGACCGGGTGATGAGCGCGGTGGAACCCGTACAATTAGACCCAATTCTCGCTTACAAACTCAGCAGTATGGGACTACTCAAACAATCGGGAGATAAAGTAGTACCAGGCTATGAATTGTATCGACGCTATTTTTTAGAGGTGAAATCCTCTATCAGTTATCAGTAA
- a CDS encoding Get3/ArsA fold putative tail anchor-mediating ATPase NosAFP, whose translation MSLILTFLGKGGSGRSTIAIASAKKMAGLGSKVLLIGQDSGPAWGLLLKASPSSSITEIAPNLSVVQLSSTQLLEKSWEEVKELEKQYLRSPTLKNVYGQELGVLPGIDQALALNFLREQDKSGNYDVIIYDGSGDINSLRMLGIPEVGSWYSRRFRQVFSDSEIGRTLSPFLQPIAAAVLNFSFNPDGLGKKVDNNILDEGRSALADPRRVLAYLVTNDDPIAIADAKYLWGGAQQIGLNVGGVIFNRCQSATEDFAPLPAAILPDRQGEDWQELIAELPNFLTVQPPKPLIIDTAAGQVKVYLPGFEKKQVKLTQSGPELTIEAGDQRRNIDVPPPLTGRAVKGAKFQDGYLIISF comes from the coding sequence ATGTCCTTAATTTTGACCTTTTTGGGCAAGGGGGGCAGCGGTCGCAGTACAATAGCGATCGCTTCGGCAAAGAAAATGGCTGGTCTGGGGTCAAAAGTTCTCTTGATCGGGCAAGATTCTGGTCCCGCTTGGGGATTACTCCTCAAGGCCTCGCCTAGCTCCTCTATTACGGAAATTGCCCCTAATCTCTCGGTTGTCCAGCTTAGTAGTACCCAGTTACTAGAAAAAAGTTGGGAAGAAGTCAAGGAATTGGAAAAGCAGTATTTGCGTTCTCCCACCTTGAAAAATGTTTATGGTCAAGAGTTGGGCGTTTTACCCGGAATAGACCAAGCTCTAGCCTTAAATTTCCTGCGGGAACAGGATAAAAGCGGAAATTACGATGTCATCATCTACGACGGCAGCGGAGATATAAACAGTCTGCGAATGTTAGGGATTCCAGAGGTGGGCAGCTGGTATTCACGGCGTTTCCGGCAGGTTTTCAGCGATTCTGAGATTGGTCGCACCCTTTCTCCCTTTTTGCAACCAATCGCCGCCGCCGTGCTGAATTTCTCCTTTAATCCCGACGGTTTAGGGAAGAAGGTCGATAATAACATTCTAGACGAGGGACGTTCCGCTTTAGCCGATCCTCGGCGAGTTTTAGCCTATCTAGTCACCAATGATGATCCAATTGCGATCGCAGATGCCAAATATCTTTGGGGTGGGGCGCAGCAAATCGGTTTAAATGTGGGGGGAGTGATTTTTAATCGCTGTCAGAGTGCTACGGAGGATTTTGCCCCGCTGCCGGCTGCGATTTTACCCGACCGTCAAGGAGAAGATTGGCAGGAATTAATCGCCGAGTTACCCAATTTTCTCACGGTGCAGCCGCCCAAACCGTTAATAATCGATACGGCAGCCGGTCAGGTAAAGGTTTATTTACCCGGATTCGAGAAAAAACAGGTAAAACTGACGCAATCGGGTCCAGAATTAACCATCGAAGCCGGGGATCAACGGCGTAATATTGATGTACCACCGCCTCTAACCGGACGAGCGGTAAAAGGGGCCAAATTCCAAGACGGTTACTTAATTATTTCTTTTTAA
- a CDS encoding IS4 family transposase, with protein MLPSFYQACLQANLSEASYLTLQLLILLLQSHRIVQLEKLAALFPQPITFESRRRNLQRFLKLPQLNVKLLWFPLIKQIVKLEFSGKNKNREPRRRLKKLKHAGRLLVVIDRTDWKGRNLFVASVICGRRALPVYWVLLNKKGSSALGEPKKFLKPVLGLLKPYPLVVMGDREFQSAQLGKWLDDRGVAFIFRQKKSTYTRLKDGENYQALSELEPNRGERNFFRGVTHTKSHEIEGFNLATYGKRGYRTKGSKEPWYLLTNLESLEITLKLYKSRFGIEAMFKDCQTGGYNLEKTKVSEPRFLALILLIAIAYSLNTTRGQNLKKSGTRDYICRSKEAKRGPERHSDFWIGTYGSFWIESMDAYSELAFSLIRLKPGKHPDFSRGLTAMRLIQQAF; from the coding sequence ATGTTACCTTCATTCTATCAGGCTTGTTTACAGGCGAACCTTAGCGAGGCGAGCTATTTGACCTTACAGCTCCTAATCCTGCTCTTACAAAGTCATCGGATAGTCCAACTAGAGAAACTGGCCGCTCTTTTCCCGCAACCGATAACCTTTGAAAGTAGAAGACGGAATTTGCAGAGATTTCTTAAGCTCCCGCAACTAAACGTGAAACTCTTGTGGTTTCCTTTGATCAAACAGATCGTCAAGCTAGAATTTAGCGGAAAAAATAAAAATCGAGAGCCAAGAAGAAGGCTCAAAAAACTGAAACACGCGGGAAGATTATTAGTCGTCATAGATAGAACCGATTGGAAGGGTAGAAATTTATTCGTCGCCAGTGTGATTTGTGGTCGGAGAGCTTTGCCCGTATATTGGGTGTTACTGAATAAAAAAGGAAGTAGCGCTCTCGGGGAACCGAAAAAATTCCTCAAGCCAGTCTTAGGGTTGTTGAAACCCTATCCGCTCGTCGTAATGGGAGACCGTGAATTTCAGTCAGCGCAATTAGGGAAGTGGCTTGACGACAGAGGTGTAGCTTTTATCTTCCGTCAAAAGAAAAGTACCTACACGCGATTGAAAGATGGAGAAAACTATCAAGCCCTTTCCGAGTTAGAACCGAACCGGGGCGAGCGAAACTTCTTTCGGGGAGTGACCCACACGAAAAGCCATGAGATCGAGGGGTTCAACCTAGCAACTTATGGGAAAAGAGGTTATCGAACTAAAGGGTCTAAAGAGCCTTGGTATTTATTGACCAACCTAGAATCTTTAGAGATAACTCTCAAGTTATATAAATCTCGATTCGGGATTGAAGCGATGTTCAAAGATTGTCAAACGGGAGGATATAATCTTGAAAAAACGAAAGTGAGCGAGCCTCGCTTTCTCGCCTTAATTTTATTAATCGCTATCGCTTACTCTTTGAATACAACCCGTGGTCAAAATCTCAAGAAATCGGGAACTCGCGATTATATTTGTCGCTCCAAAGAAGCGAAACGCGGTCCGGAAAGACATAGCGATTTTTGGATAGGTACTTATGGGAGCTTCTGGATCGAGTCGATGGACGCGTACTCGGAACTCGCCTTTTCTTTGATCCGCCTCAAGCCAGGAAAACACCCCGATTTTTCTAGGGGTCTAACGGCTATGCGCCTTATCCAGCAAGCCTTTTAG
- a CDS encoding Bax inhibitor-1/YccA family protein, with the protein MSNTSNFRQALREAKSQALIGPNVIPKALPYLGGGLILTAVGTYGGLGVIQSYPQIFFPTFFVALVAEIILFFVARNTAERGNTGTALPLLTLYSLLSGYTLSGIVYVALGTSGVGLRGVAIAALGCGIAFVLGRNIGSNLSEKDGLALTQTVSIGILALFIVLIGQLIFSIFGGATPTWLEIAISGIGVFLFAGSAVVDFYILPRTYRDEQYLSAALSMYLTYINLFIFILRLLIALNGRD; encoded by the coding sequence ATGAGTAATACCAGTAATTTTCGCCAAGCTTTACGCGAGGCTAAAAGCCAAGCACTTATCGGCCCCAATGTTATCCCCAAGGCCCTGCCCTATCTCGGTGGCGGTCTAATTTTGACTGCGGTGGGAACCTATGGCGGTTTAGGTGTGATCCAATCCTATCCCCAGATTTTCTTCCCGACTTTCTTTGTCGCCCTGGTTGCCGAGATTATTTTATTTTTTGTCGCCCGTAATACTGCGGAAAGAGGCAATACAGGCACTGCTCTGCCCCTGCTGACTCTCTATAGTCTTCTTTCTGGCTATACTCTCAGTGGAATCGTCTATGTGGCCTTAGGTACTTCCGGTGTCGGTTTGCGAGGAGTAGCAATTGCTGCCCTCGGTTGCGGCATTGCTTTTGTGTTGGGACGGAATATCGGCTCTAATCTGTCGGAAAAAGATGGTTTAGCCCTGACTCAAACCGTTAGCATCGGTATTCTCGCTCTCTTTATTGTTCTCATTGGTCAGCTAATTTTCTCTATCTTTGGTGGTGCTACTCCCACCTGGTTAGAAATTGCTATTTCTGGCATCGGGGTTTTCTTGTTTGCTGGTTCGGCAGTGGTGGACTTTTACATCTTGCCCCGTACCTACAGAGATGAACAGTATCTTAGTGCTGCTTTATCGATGTATTTGACCTATATCAACCTATTTATCTTTATTCTGCGCCTTTTAATCGCTCTTAACGGTCGAGATTAG
- the petP gene encoding cytochrome b6f subunit PetP → MEIGQKVKVCRLRDRVNSDVAGKLGKVGVIKNFKMTDGSGVGAVVQFDDKTATWFFEDELKLI, encoded by the coding sequence ATGGAAATCGGGCAAAAAGTCAAGGTCTGTCGCTTAAGAGACCGCGTTAACTCGGACGTAGCGGGTAAATTGGGTAAAGTGGGTGTCATCAAAAATTTTAAGATGACCGATGGCAGCGGTGTTGGTGCTGTTGTCCAGTTCGATGATAAGACCGCTACTTGGTTTTTTGAGGATGAACTCAAACTCATCTAA
- a CDS encoding ISAs1 family transposase: protein MKGAIVTLDAMGTQTEIAQQIKSGGGDDVLALKGNQGKLFQQVEGWFDQAIAGDWQGIEYSYHEKVESGHHRIETRQIWVVPVSQLPPLHRQSLWPGLTTVVMVRSVRQLWNKTTTEIRFFISSLAADAQKHAEVIRGHWSIENSLHWVLDVTFNEDASRVRLGHGAENLGLLRRLSVNLLKQEPSKMSLKMKRYRASMDDNFMVKILEASAVD, encoded by the coding sequence TTGAAGGGAGCGATAGTCACTTTGGATGCCATGGGAACCCAGACGGAAATTGCCCAACAAATCAAGTCTGGGGGCGGAGATGACGTCTTAGCCCTCAAAGGCAATCAGGGCAAGCTCTTTCAACAAGTAGAAGGCTGGTTTGACCAAGCTATAGCCGGGGATTGGCAAGGGATTGAATACAGCTACCACGAAAAGGTGGAGTCGGGGCATCACCGGATCGAAACCCGTCAAATTTGGGTGGTGCCGGTGTCCCAATTACCGCCCCTGCATCGGCAGAGTCTGTGGCCTGGCCTAACCACCGTAGTCATGGTTCGCAGTGTCCGCCAATTATGGAATAAAACTACTACAGAAATTCGCTTCTTCATCAGTAGTTTAGCAGCGGATGCCCAAAAACACGCCGAGGTGATTCGCGGACATTGGAGTATTGAAAATAGTCTCCATTGGGTACTCGATGTTACCTTTAATGAAGATGCCAGTCGGGTTCGTCTGGGGCATGGAGCGGAAAACCTAGGTCTGTTGCGCCGTTTAAGTGTGAATTTGTTGAAGCAGGAGCCCTCGAAAATGAGTCTGAAAATGAAACGTTATAGGGCGAGCATGGATGATAATTTCATGGTAAAAATCTTGGAGGCCAGTGCGGTTGACTGA
- a CDS encoding DUF4351 domain-containing protein has translation MLGLQLADTRVYREAKEDGREEGRQEGESALILRLLSRRIGEVTPERRSQIQALSINQLEALGEALLDFTQPEDLEEWLRSHLSPL, from the coding sequence ATGCTAGGACTACAATTGGCAGATACAAGGGTATATCGTGAAGCCAAGGAGGACGGTCGCGAGGAAGGTCGTCAGGAAGGAGAATCTGCGCTCATCCTGCGGCTCCTCTCGCGTCGGATCGGTGAAGTGACTCCTGAAAGGCGATCGCAAATTCAAGCTCTCTCAATTAATCAACTGGAAGCTTTAGGAGAAGCTTTGTTAGATTTTACCCAACCCGAAGATTTGGAGGAATGGTTGCGATCGCATCTATCGCCCCTGTAA
- a CDS encoding Uma2 family endonuclease, with translation MVNLTYNKNRPLPSAEELPSSDETPVDNQLQNDLPNLLLNLLALIWSGRDDWYFGVDMAVYYNPDESAFVPDGFLAVGVNHDTGERGRLSYILWGEKYILPILFLEVISEKYNSEYEEKFLNYQTLGILYYVIYNPFSGRRGRFKNRQRLEVYKLISGKYQLLESENNRVWLPEIGLALGYEKGEHIAWYREWLYWYDRSGNRYLTAEERAMNAEAIAAQERLAKQEAEQKAIRLAERLRALGINPDEV, from the coding sequence ATGGTTAACCTCACCTATAACAAAAATCGACCTCTTCCCAGCGCCGAAGAATTGCCCTCTTCCGATGAAACTCCAGTGGACAATCAGTTACAGAATGATCTTCCCAATCTGCTGCTAAATTTATTAGCCTTAATTTGGTCTGGTCGAGATGATTGGTATTTTGGGGTAGATATGGCTGTTTATTATAATCCAGACGAATCAGCTTTTGTCCCCGATGGTTTCTTAGCAGTTGGAGTCAACCATGATACGGGAGAAAGAGGTCGGTTAAGCTATATTTTGTGGGGAGAAAAGTATATCTTGCCGATTTTGTTTTTAGAGGTAATTTCCGAGAAATATAATAGTGAATATGAGGAAAAATTTCTAAATTACCAAACCCTAGGGATTCTGTATTATGTAATCTACAATCCTTTCAGTGGCAGAAGAGGAAGATTTAAAAACCGACAAAGATTAGAAGTATATAAATTAATCTCAGGAAAATATCAACTTCTAGAGAGTGAGAATAATCGAGTTTGGTTGCCAGAAATTGGCTTGGCACTGGGTTACGAAAAAGGAGAACATATTGCTTGGTATCGGGAATGGTTATACTGGTATGATCGGTCAGGAAATCGCTATCTAACGGCTGAGGAAAGAGCGATGAACGCAGAGGCGATCGCTGCTCAAGAACGGCTGGCGAAACAAGAGGCTGAACAAAAAGCCATCCGGCTGGCTGAAAGGCTCAGAGCGCTTGGCATTAACCCTGATGAAGTGTAA
- a CDS encoding ISAs1 family transposase translates to MAEGFGPLVLNPKQEREAKLLRKSVLKHFQHLEDPRADRGRNHSLVSLIALAILAVLAGADGFVAIEAYGKAKQSWLKTFLELPNGIPSHDTLGRVLGMLEPEQLRSGFLGWIGEITEKLNLELIHIDGKTAKGSYDREKKLKALHTVSAWSSEHGLVLAQEKVDSKSNEITAVPLRSAIAQSQGSDFKG, encoded by the coding sequence ATGGCAGAAGGATTTGGTCCCCTAGTCTTGAACCCCAAGCAAGAGCGAGAGGCAAAACTTTTAAGAAAGAGTGTCTTGAAACATTTTCAGCACCTAGAAGACCCCAGAGCGGACAGGGGACGCAATCACAGCCTGGTATCCCTAATTGCCCTAGCCATTTTGGCGGTCTTAGCGGGTGCCGACGGGTTTGTCGCCATAGAAGCCTACGGAAAAGCCAAACAATCCTGGTTGAAAACCTTTTTGGAATTACCCAATGGGATACCTTCCCACGACACCTTGGGTCGAGTCTTAGGAATGCTAGAACCCGAGCAATTAAGGTCGGGATTCCTAGGGTGGATCGGGGAAATCACCGAAAAATTGAACCTAGAACTAATCCACATAGATGGGAAAACCGCCAAGGGTTCCTATGACCGTGAAAAGAAACTAAAGGCTTTGCACACAGTAAGTGCTTGGAGTAGCGAACATGGGTTAGTCTTAGCCCAAGAAAAAGTGGACAGTAAATCCAATGAAATTACCGCCGTGCCGCTCAGAAGTGCAATTGCTCAATCTCAAGGGAGCGATTTCAAGGGGTGA
- a CDS encoding transposase, whose protein sequence is MKTENRIFSQVYSYLEQGSRFVDKRHLTVLSWMVTALLSSQSLNQARWEPFVQSRAEQANSYQRRWNRFCQNGRVAVEKIYIPLILKAIETWKEKGERLYLAIDTTLLWNQYCFVYLAVVCGGRAVPLMWMGLEHGSASLAFEKYEPLLDRAKGYLQGFENVMLLADRGFANQQLIQWLRKNTWHWCLRLPCDTLIYGVRRRGFGYEVRELYPPKRQACFDRNVQVWQEARITAHLALASVPGVKDNWAILSDEPPTLDTFWQYGLRFPIEHLFQGQ, encoded by the coding sequence ATGAAAACCGAGAACAGAATCTTCTCCCAAGTTTATTCCTATCTAGAACAAGGAAGCCGATTTGTGGATAAAAGACATTTAACCGTCCTCAGTTGGATGGTGACAGCCCTACTCAGTAGTCAAAGTCTCAATCAAGCCAGATGGGAACCCTTTGTACAAAGCAGAGCCGAACAAGCCAATAGTTATCAGAGACGGTGGAATCGCTTTTGCCAGAATGGAAGAGTAGCGGTGGAAAAGATATACATCCCCTTAATATTGAAAGCCATCGAGACTTGGAAGGAGAAGGGGGAAAGACTGTATCTAGCAATAGATACCACTCTGTTGTGGAATCAATACTGCTTTGTCTATCTAGCGGTGGTCTGCGGGGGGAGAGCCGTCCCCTTGATGTGGATGGGATTAGAACATGGTAGTGCCAGCCTAGCTTTTGAGAAATACGAACCCTTGTTGGACAGAGCCAAAGGCTATCTTCAGGGCTTTGAGAATGTCATGCTGTTAGCCGACCGAGGCTTTGCCAATCAGCAATTAATTCAATGGCTCAGGAAAAATACTTGGCATTGGTGTCTTCGCTTACCTTGCGATACCCTCATTTACGGTGTTCGCCGTCGGGGTTTTGGCTATGAGGTCAGAGAACTCTATCCTCCCAAACGGCAAGCCTGCTTTGATCGCAACGTTCAAGTCTGGCAGGAGGCTAGAATCACTGCTCATCTTGCTTTAGCCTCTGTTCCAGGGGTTAAGGATAATTGGGCAATTCTGAGCGATGAACCTCCTACCCTTGACACCTTCTGGCAGTATGGTCTTCGTTTTCCCATTGAACATCTCTTTCAAGGGCAGTAA
- a CDS encoding IS4 family transposase: MCPSVSLLMVVGTLQILKQAKLEILAEALPIPILFESRRKKLKRFLKLEILNIEKIWFLCLKEMLKQQERFTIKGLVYIAIDRRSWGAINILMVSLIYDKIAIPIYWEILDKKGSSNLEEQQRVLGKILTVLLGHKILVLGDREFCSISLGKCLQKQSLYFCLRQKKSTNVKTKEGIYQEMRELGLSPGTQLFLNDVNLTKEQGFGSFNVAGKWKKTYRGFRTKEPWYILTNFGDLETAIIADQKRFDIEEMFRDFKSGGYSLEGSQLAPQYLSKLIIVIAIAYTSATLQGKKIKDMGIQKYVTRPEKRYKGQRRHSSFYVGQHLYHWLQLHQMFPKNIEELMQISRYRLKDYIKGQRAISLALSTF, translated from the coding sequence ATGTGTCCGTCAGTCAGCTTGTTAATGGTAGTTGGAACCTTGCAAATATTGAAGCAAGCAAAGTTAGAGATATTAGCTGAAGCCTTACCAATACCAATCCTGTTTGAGAGTCGGAGAAAAAAACTAAAAAGATTTTTAAAGCTGGAAATTCTGAATATTGAAAAAATCTGGTTTCTCTGCTTAAAAGAGATGTTAAAACAGCAGGAGAGATTCACAATAAAAGGATTAGTATATATTGCCATAGACCGAAGGAGTTGGGGAGCAATTAATATCTTGATGGTGAGTCTAATTTATGACAAGATAGCCATCCCAATCTATTGGGAGATATTGGATAAAAAAGGAAGTAGTAATCTCGAAGAACAGCAGCGAGTATTGGGGAAAATATTGACGGTGCTATTAGGTCATAAAATCCTGGTGTTAGGAGATAGAGAATTTTGCTCGATCAGTCTTGGAAAGTGTCTTCAGAAGCAGAGTTTGTACTTTTGTTTAAGACAAAAAAAAAGTACAAATGTCAAGACAAAAGAAGGAATTTATCAAGAAATGAGAGAGTTAGGTTTAAGTCCAGGAACTCAACTATTTTTAAATGATGTTAATCTTACAAAAGAGCAGGGATTTGGCTCGTTTAACGTAGCTGGTAAATGGAAAAAAACTTACCGAGGTTTTCGCACAAAAGAACCTTGGTATATTCTGACAAATTTTGGGGATTTAGAGACGGCAATAATTGCCGATCAAAAAAGATTTGATATTGAAGAGATGTTTCGAGATTTTAAGTCTGGAGGCTATAGCTTAGAAGGTTCTCAATTAGCACCGCAATACCTATCAAAGCTGATAATTGTTATAGCTATCGCCTATACAAGTGCCACACTGCAAGGTAAAAAAATTAAGGATATGGGAATCCAAAAATATGTCACAAGACCTGAAAAAAGATATAAAGGTCAACGCAGACACAGTAGTTTTTATGTGGGTCAACATCTCTATCATTGGCTCCAGCTACATCAAATGTTCCCAAAAAATATAGAAGAGCTAATGCAAATTAGCCGCTATCGGTTGAAGGATTACATCAAAGGACAAAGAGCGATATCGCTTGCCCTATCTACCTTCTAG
- a CDS encoding Rpn family recombination-promoting nuclease/putative transposase, with the protein MKRDSIFYRLFQQSPSLLFDLLENPPANATEYRFDSVAVKEPKFEIDGVFLPPDNDSSGVIYFCEVQFQKDERLYERVFGESFLYFYRQRERFTDWHIVVIYPTRSLEQSNTHPYRALLNCNQVHRIYLKELGEIQQLPLGVALMVLTTVEETQAPEAARYLLARTQQQIPDPEAGRAIIEMIATIMVYKFTNLSRKEVDAMLGLQLADTRVYREAKEEGRLEGQLEGRLEGRLEGRLEGESALILRLLQRRFGAVDEVLAARIQALEIEQLEYLAEALLDFTALNDLVLWLNRYGV; encoded by the coding sequence ATGAAACGAGACTCGATATTTTACCGGCTTTTCCAACAATCCCCCTCCCTTCTCTTCGATTTACTGGAAAACCCACCTGCTAATGCCACCGAATACCGATTTGACTCCGTAGCCGTCAAAGAACCCAAATTTGAGATCGATGGCGTATTCCTGCCACCCGATAATGATAGTAGCGGGGTGATCTATTTTTGCGAAGTGCAATTTCAAAAAGACGAACGACTCTATGAACGGGTTTTCGGCGAATCATTTTTGTATTTTTATCGCCAGCGAGAACGATTTACCGATTGGCACATTGTTGTCATCTATCCCACCCGTAGTCTAGAACAAAGTAACACCCATCCCTACCGAGCGCTCCTCAATTGTAATCAGGTGCATCGAATTTATCTGAAAGAATTAGGGGAAATTCAGCAGTTACCCCTAGGGGTTGCCCTGATGGTACTCACTACTGTGGAAGAAACCCAAGCACCAGAAGCGGCCCGCTATTTACTAGCAAGAACCCAACAGCAAATTCCAGATCCAGAAGCAGGTCGCGCCATAATAGAAATGATTGCCACAATTATGGTGTATAAATTTACTAACTTGAGTCGAAAGGAGGTTGATGCAATGCTAGGACTACAATTGGCAGATACAAGGGTATATCGTGAAGCCAAGGAAGAAGGACGACTGGAAGGACAACTGGAAGGACGACTGGAAGGACGACTGGAAGGACGACTGGAAGGAGAATCTGCCCTGATTTTGCGTCTATTGCAACGTCGCTTTGGTGCGGTGGATGAGGTGTTGGCTGCCCGGATTCAGGCTCTAGAAATCGAGCAATTAGAGTACTTGGCTGAGGCTTTGTTGGATTTTACAGCATTAAACGACCTAGTGCTTTGGCTAAATCGCTATGGTGTATAA